CCCCGCACACTCGTCTCGGACACCTCCGACGAGTGATGCTTCCCAGTTTCTCCCGACAGGAGAGAGTGAACTATGTCCGACACGAACTCCGTCCGCACTACTGACAGTCTCGAAACGCTCTGCCCGGCTGTCGGTGGGTGGGATGTCGTCGAGGCGTACTACGAGGGTGACAGTGACCTGTTCCGGTTGGAGAACACCGCCGTCGACCCGCCCCGCGAACTCCGGTACGGCACCACGGCCGCGTGCTACCCGGAGGGTAACGTCGAGTCGACCGACGCCACAGACACCGAGTACCGCTTCGAACTCCGCACCGGCACCGACAGCGAGTGGCGGCCCGTCGCTGTTCGCGAGGAGTGGTTCAACCCGGCGGAGCTGATCACGTTCATCATCCGCCACTGGCACACGGTCGCCCACGGCGAGGAGGTCACCGCTCCCCTCGCCTTGATCGAGTGAGCCGGGGCACTGCAAGTCGTCCGGTGTGTCGCACCCGGTTTCTCCCGGCAGGCGTGGGTGGACAATGTCGCAGACCACCGACACTGAACTCACCGTCACCGCTGCAGACACGCACGACGCCGCCGCGGAGATCGTCGACGGCGAGTGCTACATCGCCGTCTTCCAACAGGACAGACCCCGCGGCTCCCGCACCCACACCAGCATCCTCGGCACCGGCTACTCCAGCATCGACGCACTCGCCGCCGAGTGTCGCGAACTCGCCACCGCCGACGACAGCGACATCCCCTTCCGTCCACACCGGGTGGAGATCTTCAGCTCAAACGGCGAGGTGACGTTCGACACCCGTTGACCATCGTGACGCCGGCCGCGGCACCTCACCTCGCCTCGATGTCGTCCCCCATTTGAACCGACAGGAGAGAGTGAGCGATGATCGTCGACGACGACGCGTTCCCGACAGACTGGACAGTCCGGTTCTACCCGAGTGACGGTGCTATGGTCAAGCACCGCATCGAGCACGACATCGCAGAGCCCGCCCGGGAGATCCGGACGGGCGTTCGCGTTCGCGACGAGACCCCAGACAGCCCTGGCTACCGCGTGTGGGTGGTCGAAGTCCGGCAGGGCGGCTCTGGCGAGTGGGAGACACTCGTCGAGTCACGCCGCCGGCTGGACACCCGCGAGATCGCGGCCGCGGTCGCCGCCGCGTGGGACACGCCGGGCCTCCCGGAGGACGCCCCGGTGATTCACGATCGCCCGCTCACACCGTAACGAACCGAGCGGCTTTTGCTCGCTACCGCGTACACAGTGGCGTGGGACCGGTGCCACAGAGGTGGTGTCCGGTGGCATGGACCAGCACAGAGCTGGGGAGCGCCTCTGTCCCGAAAGACCAGAGTCGTCCCACCTCCGCCGCCCACACACTGCTGGCACAGCGTGGCCTCTCGCACGGCCCGGGGCCGTGCACACTCCACCACACCTGATCACGCTCGGGGGGGTTGATCGGTGTGTGGGCAGAGGGCACGCACCTTCCGTCACCGGTGTGGCGACAGCGTCGCCAGCACGTGTGCACGCGGCGTCTCGTGGCTCCACCGCACAGCAGCGAGTGCGGTGATCTGGACAACTGCCCTCCCCCGGCGCCCGGAGGGGACGGGATGGCTCCGCCACCCGCCCCTCCGCCCCTCCTGCGGTGCTCGCTTCGCTGCGCTCCTCGGCGTGCGCCGGAGGGCAGTGCGTCTGTGGCGGGAATGCTCGCGACGGAAGAAGCAGGGTGTTACTCAGCGGTGGGGGTGTCAGGCTCGTCGCCGTCGGGGGTCTGGGTGGGGACGTCGCCGGCTTCGGGGTCGCCCGGCAGCGGGATGCGGTAGGATGTTGGCCGGCCGTGGTCGTGGGCGACGACGCGGTCGTTCTCAGCGAGTTCGTGGAGGCGCTTGCGGACAGTTTCGTGAGTCACGCCAAGTTCATCGGCGATTTCGCCGGCCATCTGTGGGACACCAGGCGTGAATGTTGCGAGGACATCGTCAGTGGTGATGGGCATACTCGTAGGTACCAGCGTGCAGGTGATAAGGGTGTGGCAATGCGTGGGGATTGCGTAGCAGGGACCGCCTCCGCGGCGAGGCGGTCGGCTCGGGTGGCCAGGCCCGCCGCTGCGCTCCAGTCGGTGCTTGCGGGGGCCGGGCCACACCGACCCTCCCGCTCGCCGCGTTGGACCGCCCCGGTGGTCCGTGGCACCGCACACACCACCCGGGTTCTGGGCGGTCGTGGGGATTGCGTAGCAGCCACCGCCCCGCAGGTCGTGACGGAGCCTCCGTCGAGCCTCCGGCTCCGCATACCATCCTCCCTAACCCTCCAGAAGCACCGCGCGGTCGCTATCGCTCCCGCGGGTGCCCCGCCCACCTCCAAGTTCCTGCCGGGCACTGCCGGGCGGGCTTTCTCTCCAGCAGTCGAAGCCCACGTACCCCCTCTTGTCTGGTATAAACGAGACACCTAGAACCCCATTCCCTATACGGGTTTGGACTAGTCCAAAGGTGTTAAGTGCGTGGCACCGTTAGGAAGAGACACGCCATGATGGACGGTGACTCCGCCCACGGCGACGCACCGAGCAACGACCACGCCACCGAAGCCGCCGGTCGCTCCGGCCCCAACGACCAGGGGCACGACCTCACGATGCGGTCCCCCGACGACGGTCTCGCCGTCGCCACCGTCGCGGATGCCGTCGGCAACCCCGACGCCCTGATCGAACAAGCCCAGGCAGACGGGGACGACCTCTCTCACTGGAAGGCCGATGCCGACGCCAACCGCGAAGCCCACCACGACACCCCCACCATCACGGGCGACGGCACCCACACGTACGACGAGCGGGCCGCCACTCTCCCCGACGACGCCGGTCGCCACCACGGCCCCGGTGAGGCACTCGTCCGTACCGACGCCGAAGTCGCCGCCGACCCCGCCGGTGCCGTTGAAGACCTGTTCCGCCGTCAGCGGGCCGTCGGCCATCACCGCCGCTCGGAGAACGGCGAACCCCACGTCATCCGGCGCACTACGCCCGGCACGCGGGACTTCTCCAAGCAGACGGGCGAGACGGTTGACGAGATCTTCGGCGAGATCGCCGAGCAACGCCGGCACACCCGGACAGCCGCCGCCATCCGGCTCCTCAATCGCCTCGCCACCGACTCCCTGCACGACGAGGCAGACGACGACACCGACACCACGCCCGACGCCGACTCTCCGTTCGCGGGCGCGTGGGACGGCGCCGCCACCGACCCCGACGCCACCACCCCCTACACCTCCGACGACACCGACAGCTCGGGCGACACCGACACCGACACCGCCCCAATCCGCCGCGCTCGGCGCTCGCGGGCCGCCCTCGCCGGCTCCGACGACGCCGGCACCACGCCCGCCCACCCCGACTACGACCACGGTCCCGACGGCCACACCCTCCCCGAACACGACCCCGAGTGTAGCCCCCGCGAGGCACGTCACGACCCCTACGCGGACACCGACCCCCAGCGTGACCTCGCCCCCGACACCCTCGCGAAGGTCAATGACCTCACCACCGACCTCCACGACCGCTTCGGTGGCCGCTCCGACGCTCTCTCCCGGTCGTGGATCAACACCGCCCTCGCCCGCGAAGTCGCCACCGGCTCCACCCTCCTCACTGCGATGGAGTCCGTCATCAACACGATCCAGTCGCGGGAGGGCTTCACCGTCACCGACATCTCCGACATCAACCCCTACGGTGAGTGGCGCCAGACTGTCGAGGTGGAAGTTACCCACCTTCACGACCTCCCGGCAGGCAACGCTTTCCAAGCCGGGTTCCTCGAAGGCACCGACGGCGGCTTCGCCCGCTTCGCCTTCTGGCAGAAGTCCCGCCTCTCCGGCCGCGGCGTCACCAACGACCCGATGCCCGCCCTCCGCGAAGGCGACACCGTTCGCCTTGAGAACGTCGGCGTGGACATCTTCAAGGGTGACCTCAGTTTCGCCATCCTCCCCGAGAGCACCATCACCGTCCAGGAGCGTGGCGACGGCCCGAGTCCCACCAAGATGATGGACTCCCCGGAGCCGAACGTCGCACTCCACTCGCGGGAGTGTGACCGCCCCGAGTGGGCCGATCGCGACGGCACCGCCATCACCCTCGGGTGGGACGACGACACCAAACTCGACGACATCACCGCCTAACACCACCGCCCACCCTCGCACTCTCGCCCGCTCTCCTCGCCGTCGCTGTCGAGATCACGGCGGCATCGCGCATCGCGGTCCCCGCCCCACTTGGTGTCAAGCCCTCCCCCGACGCCCGGAGGGACGGGGTGGCTGCCGCCACCCGCCCCTCCGCCCCTCCGACGGACGTGGTTGCGTCGGCGTGCGCCGGAGGGCTCGGCCAGTGGGTGGGGCCGACAGCGCGAATCGAGGGCCTTTTGTCTGTCTCAGCGTGATGGACTAGCAGACACGACACACCTCGTCGGTCGGTAGACACCGTCGATTCCCTGGTACGCCATCCCAGTTCCCGTGTCGTGTCTCCCTGTGCCGGCCACCCACCGGCACATTCTCTCCCCCTCACATCGAGTGCGACGGGACTCTCCTTCCAGACACCGCTCTCGCCGGCTCTCGTGGGTGCCAGCACCGCCCGAGCGAGCGCTCGCCTCGCCGCCGCTCGGCGACATCTCCGCCGGACGTCGTTGCGCCGGAGAGGGGTCGCCGAGGCGAACGGCGACGCTCCCGCTCGACGGGTGTTCCCGCACCGCCCCGCGAACCTACCCGCCGCGCGCGTCGGGGTCACGCGCGGCAGGGAGCGTTCTCCGCACCGCGGGCCGCCCCTCCCGCCGAAGCCGGAGGTCACTCACGTGACCTCCCCCTCCTGCGGTGCTCGCG
This region of Halobaculum sp. MBLA0147 genomic DNA includes:
- a CDS encoding winged helix-turn-helix domain-containing protein, coding for MPITTDDVLATFTPGVPQMAGEIADELGVTHETVRKRLHELAENDRVVAHDHGRPTSYRIPLPGDPEAGDVPTQTPDGDEPDTPTAE